The Staphylococcus haemolyticus region TAATGTCACTATTCGTATTGCAAGAGAGGGCAACAGTCAGTGCACTTATTTCATTGGCATATGTCAATGCCCTTTTAACATAAGGCGTGCGACCACTTGCCGAAATACCAATAACTACATCCTTTTCATTCAAATGGATTGCTTTCAAATCAGTCATTCCCATTTCATAGTTGTCTTCAGCACCTTCAATCGCTTCAGTCATAGCTTGTTGCCCTCCAGCAATTAAGCCAATTACTTCATTAGGATGCGTATTGAAAGTTGGAACACATTCAGCTGCATCTAATACACCTAAACGTCCACTTGTACCAGCTCCTATATAAATTAGACGTCCACCATCTCGAAAACGCGTAATTGTTTGTTCGATTACTCTGTTTAACTGGGGCAAAATAGGTTCAATTGCTTTAGCTACTAGTTGATCTTCTTTATTTATTGTTTTTAAAGCTTCTAATATCGACATTTCATCTAAATGCATCGTTTGTGTGTTTCTGCTTTCAGTAGTTAAATGTTCCATTAGCGTTTCTCCTTT contains the following coding sequences:
- the murQ gene encoding N-acetylmuramic acid 6-phosphate etherase; this encodes MEHLTTESRNTQTMHLDEMSILEALKTINKEDQLVAKAIEPILPQLNRVIEQTITRFRDGGRLIYIGAGTSGRLGVLDAAECVPTFNTHPNEVIGLIAGGQQAMTEAIEGAEDNYEMGMTDLKAIHLNEKDVVIGISASGRTPYVKRALTYANEISALTVALSCNTNSDISTVASHALEVNVGPEVLAGSTRLKSGTAQKLVLNMISTMTMIGVGKVYDNLMVDLKATNHKLEQRSIHIIEEICGLTFEEAQELYIKADNDIKIAIVMNLCNTTKSDAQSRLINNNDIVKKAIQS